A region of Arabidopsis thaliana chromosome 5, partial sequence DNA encodes the following proteins:
- a CDS encoding RNA-binding (RRM/RBD/RNP motifs) family protein (RNA-binding (RRM/RBD/RNP motifs) family protein; FUNCTIONS IN: RNA binding, nucleotide binding, nucleic acid binding; INVOLVED IN: biological_process unknown; LOCATED IN: cellular_component unknown; EXPRESSED IN: 24 plant structures; EXPRESSED DURING: 15 growth stages; CONTAINS InterPro DOMAIN/s: RNA recognition motif, RNP-1 (InterPro:IPR000504), Nucleotide-binding, alpha-beta plait (InterPro:IPR012677); BEST Arabidopsis thaliana protein match is: RNA-binding (RRM/RBD/RNP motifs) family protein (TAIR:AT3G07810.1); Has 30201 Blast hits to 17322 proteins in 780 species: Archae - 12; Bacteria - 1396; Metazoa - 17338; Fungi - 3422; Plants - 5037; Viruses - 0; Other Eukaryotes - 2996 (source: NCBI BLink).) yields the protein MEMESCKLFIGGISWETSEDRLRDYFHSFGEVLEAVIMKDRATGRARGFGFVVFADPNVAERVVLLKHIIDGKIVEAKKAVPRDDHVVFNKSNSSLQGSPGPSNSKKIFVGGLASSVTEAEFKKYFAQFGMITDVVVMYDHRTQRPRGFGFISYDSEEAVDKVLQKTFHELNGKMVEVKLAVPKDMALNTMRNQMNVNSFGTSRISSLLNEYTQGFSPSPISGYGVKPEVRYSPAVGNRGGFSPFGHGYGIELNFEPNQTQNYGSGSSGGFGRPFSPGYAASLGRFGSQMESGGASVGNGSVLNAAPKNHLWGNGGLGYMSNSPISRSSFSGNSGMSSLGSIGDNWGTVARARSSYHGERGGVGLEAMRGVHVGGYSSGSSILEADSLYSDSMWLSLPAKAEEGLGMGPLDFMSRGPAGYINRQPNGGIAA from the exons ATGGAAATGGAATCATGTAAGCTCTTCATCGGTGGTATATCTTGGGAAACCAGTGAAGATCGTCTTCGTGACTATTTTCACAGTTTTGGTGAGGTTTTAGAGGCTGTTATTATGAAGGATCGTGCCACTGGCCGTGCTCGTGGCTTTGGTTTCGTTGTCTTTGCTGATCCTAATGTTGCTGAAAGAGTCGTCTTGCTTAAACATATCATTGATGGTAAAATT GTTGAGGCAAAGAAGGCTGTTCCAAGAGATGATCACGTAGTATTTAATAAAAGTAACAGCAGCCTTCAGGGATCACCTGGCCCATCAAACTCCAAGAAGATCTTTGTGGGAGGTTTGGCATCATCCGTGACAGAGGCTGAGTTCAAAAAGTATTTTGCTCAGTTTGGGATGATCACTGATGTTGTGGTGATGTATGACCACAGAACCCAGCGGCCTAGAGGCTTTGGGTTCATTTCATATGACTCTGAGGAAGCTGTTGACAAAGTACTGCAGAAGACATTCCACGAACTCAATGGTAAGATGGTGGAGGTCAAACTGGCTGTTCCTAAGGATATGGCTCTCAACACAATGCGGAACCAAATGAATGTAAATAGCTTTGGCACTAGTAGAATCAGTTCATTACTGAATGAGTACACCCAGGGATTCAGCCCGAGTCCAATCTCTGGTTATGGAGTGAAACCTGAAGTTAGGTACAGTCCAGCAGTAGGTAATAGGGGAGGATTCTCACCGTTTGGACATGGATACGGAATCGAGCTGAATTTTGAGCCAAACCAGACTCAGAACTACGGTTCTGGTTCCAGTGGAGGCTTTGGACGACCCTTTAGCCCTGGATATGCTGCGAGTCTCGGCAGGTTCGGTAGCCAAATGGAGTCGGGAGGAGCTAGTGTTGGGAACGGTTCTGTCCTAAATGCAGCACCAAAGAACCATTTATGGGGAAATGGTGGTCTAGGTTACATGTCAAACTCTCCGATATCAAGAAGCAGCTTCAGTGGAAACTCTGGAATGTCTTCACTAGGCAGCATTGGTGACAACTGGGGAACAGTTGCACGTGCACGCAGTAGCTACCACGGTGAGAGAGGAGGTGTAGGATTAGAAGCAATGAGAGGAGTTCATGTTGGTGGTTACAGCAGCGGCTCAAGCATCTTGGAGGCAGACTCTCTGTACAGCGACTCGATGTGGCTTTCGCTGCCTGCAAAGGCAGAGGAAGGATTGGGAATGGGACCATTGGACTTCATGTCTAGAGGACCAGCTGGATACATCAACAGGCAACCAAACGGAG GAATTGCAGCTTAG
- a CDS encoding RNA-binding (RRM/RBD/RNP motifs) family protein (RNA-binding (RRM/RBD/RNP motifs) family protein; FUNCTIONS IN: RNA binding, nucleotide binding, nucleic acid binding; INVOLVED IN: biological_process unknown; LOCATED IN: cellular_component unknown; EXPRESSED IN: 24 plant structures; EXPRESSED DURING: 15 growth stages; CONTAINS InterPro DOMAIN/s: RNA recognition motif, RNP-1 (InterPro:IPR000504), Nucleotide-binding, alpha-beta plait (InterPro:IPR012677); BEST Arabidopsis thaliana protein match is: RNA-binding (RRM/RBD/RNP motifs) family protein (TAIR:AT3G07810.1).) yields MEMESCKLFIGGISWETSEDRLRDYFHSFGEVLEAVIMKDRATGRARGFGFVVFADPNVAERVVLLKHIIDGKILVDSIVYNQLCRSDKCISLSEVVEAKKAVPRDDHVVFNKSNSSLQGSPGPSNSKKIFVGGLASSVTEAEFKKYFAQFGMITDVVVMYDHRTQRPRGFGFISYDSEEAVDKVLQKTFHELNGKMVEVKLAVPKDMALNTMRNQMNVNSFGTSRISSLLNEYTQGFSPSPISGYGVKPEVRYSPAVGNRGGFSPFGHGYGIELNFEPNQTQNYGSGSSGGFGRPFSPGYAASLGRFGSQMESGGASVGNGSVLNAAPKNHLWGNGGLGYMSNSPISRSSFSGNSGMSSLGSIGDNWGTVARARSSYHGERGGVGLEAMRGVHVGGYSSGSSILEADSLYSDSMWLSLPAKAEEGLGMGPLDFMSRGPAGYINRQPNGGIAA; encoded by the exons ATGGAAATGGAATCATGTAAGCTCTTCATCGGTGGTATATCTTGGGAAACCAGTGAAGATCGTCTTCGTGACTATTTTCACAGTTTTGGTGAGGTTTTAGAGGCTGTTATTATGAAGGATCGTGCCACTGGCCGTGCTCGTGGCTTTGGTTTCGTTGTCTTTGCTGATCCTAATGTTGCTGAAAGAGTCGTCTTGCTTAAACATATCATTGATGGTAAAATT TTAGTAGACTCTATTGTTTACAATCAGCTTTGCCGCTCTGATAAATGCATATCTTTGTCAGAAGTT GTTGAGGCAAAGAAGGCTGTTCCAAGAGATGATCACGTAGTATTTAATAAAAGTAACAGCAGCCTTCAGGGATCACCTGGCCCATCAAACTCCAAGAAGATCTTTGTGGGAGGTTTGGCATCATCCGTGACAGAGGCTGAGTTCAAAAAGTATTTTGCTCAGTTTGGGATGATCACTGATGTTGTGGTGATGTATGACCACAGAACCCAGCGGCCTAGAGGCTTTGGGTTCATTTCATATGACTCTGAGGAAGCTGTTGACAAAGTACTGCAGAAGACATTCCACGAACTCAATGGTAAGATGGTGGAGGTCAAACTGGCTGTTCCTAAGGATATGGCTCTCAACACAATGCGGAACCAAATGAATGTAAATAGCTTTGGCACTAGTAGAATCAGTTCATTACTGAATGAGTACACCCAGGGATTCAGCCCGAGTCCAATCTCTGGTTATGGAGTGAAACCTGAAGTTAGGTACAGTCCAGCAGTAGGTAATAGGGGAGGATTCTCACCGTTTGGACATGGATACGGAATCGAGCTGAATTTTGAGCCAAACCAGACTCAGAACTACGGTTCTGGTTCCAGTGGAGGCTTTGGACGACCCTTTAGCCCTGGATATGCTGCGAGTCTCGGCAGGTTCGGTAGCCAAATGGAGTCGGGAGGAGCTAGTGTTGGGAACGGTTCTGTCCTAAATGCAGCACCAAAGAACCATTTATGGGGAAATGGTGGTCTAGGTTACATGTCAAACTCTCCGATATCAAGAAGCAGCTTCAGTGGAAACTCTGGAATGTCTTCACTAGGCAGCATTGGTGACAACTGGGGAACAGTTGCACGTGCACGCAGTAGCTACCACGGTGAGAGAGGAGGTGTAGGATTAGAAGCAATGAGAGGAGTTCATGTTGGTGGTTACAGCAGCGGCTCAAGCATCTTGGAGGCAGACTCTCTGTACAGCGACTCGATGTGGCTTTCGCTGCCTGCAAAGGCAGAGGAAGGATTGGGAATGGGACCATTGGACTTCATGTCTAGAGGACCAGCTGGATACATCAACAGGCAACCAAACGGAG GAATTGCAGCTTAG
- a CDS encoding RNA-binding (RRM/RBD/RNP motifs) family protein (RNA-binding (RRM/RBD/RNP motifs) family protein; FUNCTIONS IN: RNA binding, nucleotide binding, nucleic acid binding; INVOLVED IN: biological_process unknown; LOCATED IN: cellular_component unknown; EXPRESSED IN: 24 plant structures; EXPRESSED DURING: 15 growth stages; CONTAINS InterPro DOMAIN/s: RNA recognition motif, RNP-1 (InterPro:IPR000504), Nucleotide-binding, alpha-beta plait (InterPro:IPR012677); BEST Arabidopsis thaliana protein match is: RNA-binding (RRM/RBD/RNP motifs) family protein (TAIR:AT3G07810.1); Has 16528 Blast hits to 13333 proteins in 798 species: Archae - 2; Bacteria - 1803; Metazoa - 8027; Fungi - 1568; Plants - 3500; Viruses - 0; Other Eukaryotes - 1628 (source: NCBI BLink).) translates to MLLKESSCLNISLMVEAKKAVPRDDHVVFNKSNSSLQGSPGPSNSKKIFVGGLASSVTEAEFKKYFAQFGMITDVVVMYDHRTQRPRGFGFISYDSEEAVDKVLQKTFHELNGKMVEVKLAVPKDMALNTMRNQMNVNSFGTSRISSLLNEYTQGFSPSPISGYGVKPEVRYSPAVGNRGGFSPFGHGYGIELNFEPNQTQNYGSGSSGGFGRPFSPGYAASLGRFGSQMESGGASVGNGSVLNAAPKNHLWGNGGLGYMSNSPISRSSFSGNSGMSSLGSIGDNWGTVARARSSYHGERGGVGLEAMRGVHVGGYSSGSSILEADSLYSDSMWLSLPAKAEEGLGMGPLDFMSRGPAGYINRQPNGGIAA, encoded by the exons ATGTTGCTGAAAGAGTCGTCTTGCTTAAACATATCATTGATG GTTGAGGCAAAGAAGGCTGTTCCAAGAGATGATCACGTAGTATTTAATAAAAGTAACAGCAGCCTTCAGGGATCACCTGGCCCATCAAACTCCAAGAAGATCTTTGTGGGAGGTTTGGCATCATCCGTGACAGAGGCTGAGTTCAAAAAGTATTTTGCTCAGTTTGGGATGATCACTGATGTTGTGGTGATGTATGACCACAGAACCCAGCGGCCTAGAGGCTTTGGGTTCATTTCATATGACTCTGAGGAAGCTGTTGACAAAGTACTGCAGAAGACATTCCACGAACTCAATGGTAAGATGGTGGAGGTCAAACTGGCTGTTCCTAAGGATATGGCTCTCAACACAATGCGGAACCAAATGAATGTAAATAGCTTTGGCACTAGTAGAATCAGTTCATTACTGAATGAGTACACCCAGGGATTCAGCCCGAGTCCAATCTCTGGTTATGGAGTGAAACCTGAAGTTAGGTACAGTCCAGCAGTAGGTAATAGGGGAGGATTCTCACCGTTTGGACATGGATACGGAATCGAGCTGAATTTTGAGCCAAACCAGACTCAGAACTACGGTTCTGGTTCCAGTGGAGGCTTTGGACGACCCTTTAGCCCTGGATATGCTGCGAGTCTCGGCAGGTTCGGTAGCCAAATGGAGTCGGGAGGAGCTAGTGTTGGGAACGGTTCTGTCCTAAATGCAGCACCAAAGAACCATTTATGGGGAAATGGTGGTCTAGGTTACATGTCAAACTCTCCGATATCAAGAAGCAGCTTCAGTGGAAACTCTGGAATGTCTTCACTAGGCAGCATTGGTGACAACTGGGGAACAGTTGCACGTGCACGCAGTAGCTACCACGGTGAGAGAGGAGGTGTAGGATTAGAAGCAATGAGAGGAGTTCATGTTGGTGGTTACAGCAGCGGCTCAAGCATCTTGGAGGCAGACTCTCTGTACAGCGACTCGATGTGGCTTTCGCTGCCTGCAAAGGCAGAGGAAGGATTGGGAATGGGACCATTGGACTTCATGTCTAGAGGACCAGCTGGATACATCAACAGGCAACCAAACGGAG GAATTGCAGCTTAG
- the mtACP3 gene encoding mitochondrial acyl carrier protein 3 (mitochondrial acyl carrier protein 3 (mtACP3); FUNCTIONS IN: acyl carrier activity, cofactor binding; INVOLVED IN: fatty acid biosynthetic process; LOCATED IN: cellular_component unknown; EXPRESSED IN: 22 plant structures; EXPRESSED DURING: 13 growth stages; CONTAINS InterPro DOMAIN/s: Phosphopantetheine-binding (InterPro:IPR006163), Acyl carrier protein (ACP) (InterPro:IPR003231), Acyl carrier protein-like (InterPro:IPR009081); BEST Arabidopsis thaliana protein match is: mitochondrial acyl carrier protein 1 (TAIR:AT2G44620.1); Has 7384 Blast hits to 7383 proteins in 2545 species: Archae - 0; Bacteria - 5039; Metazoa - 204; Fungi - 139; Plants - 211; Viruses - 2; Other Eukaryotes - 1789 (source: NCBI BLink).) produces the protein MHCIRSSILQHLRLRVSVRPTSLLQNENGFKSIGIFNFTSEAAADGGQDQILSRVIELVKKYDKTNTSEVTERADFQKDLSLDSLDKTELVMAIEEEFSIEIPDEKADKLTCCGDVATYILSETPTKASES, from the exons ATGCATTGCATTAGGAGCTCAATCCTGCAACACTTGAGACTGAGAGTCTCTGTCAGACCCACTTCGCTTCTTCAGAACGAGAATGGTTTCAAGAGTATtggtatttttaatttcacaTCAGAAGCAGCTGCAGATGGAGGCCAAGATCAAATATTGAGCAGGGTTATTGAACTGGTGAAGAAATACGACAAAACCAACACCTCTGAG GTTACTGAAAGGGCTGATTTTCAGAAAGATTTGTCGTTGGACAGCTTGGACAAGACGGAGCTAGTTATGGCTATTGAAGAAGAGTTCTCGATTGAGATCCCTGATGAGAAAGCTGATAAGCTTACTTGTTGTGGTGATGTTGCAACATACATACTCTCTGAAACTCCTACCAAAGCGTCTGAGTCCTGA
- a CDS encoding Pollen Ole e 1 allergen and extensin family protein (Pollen Ole e 1 allergen and extensin family protein; FUNCTIONS IN: molecular_function unknown; INVOLVED IN: biological_process unknown; LOCATED IN: endomembrane system; EXPRESSED IN: 8 plant structures; EXPRESSED DURING: 4 anthesis, petal differentiation and expansion stage; CONTAINS InterPro DOMAIN/s: Pollen Ole e 1 allergen/extensin (InterPro:IPR006041); BEST Arabidopsis thaliana protein match is: Pollen Ole e 1 allergen and extensin family protein (TAIR:AT2G40113.1); Has 30201 Blast hits to 17322 proteins in 780 species: Archae - 12; Bacteria - 1396; Metazoa - 17338; Fungi - 3422; Plants - 5037; Viruses - 0; Other Eukaryotes - 2996 (source: NCBI BLink).) has translation MGSFFIIRCFLLLSFFLFTGAFGNNLWTRTEMVEMAGYGEQKLSSVVITGSLLCDTSRPHLHSIPIPGATVAIKCHTGSKRRSKWIKAVTDELGEFEIDLPSQLHAIPHLENTCFIKPVYVPRPYRCYNTSTNIHKPIKLVSSTNGFRVYTSGKIRLQGHSSRS, from the exons ATGggaagcttcttcatcatccgTTGCTTCTTGttactctctttcttcttgttcaccGGAGCATTTGGGAATAATTTATGGACCAGAACGGAAATGGTGGAGATGGCTGGCTACGGTGAACAGAAACTCTCCTCTGTCGTGATCACCGGATCTCTTCTCTGCGACACTTCACGTCCTCACCTTCACTCCATCCCTATCCCAG GTGCCACCGTTGCCATCAAGTGCCACACTGGATCCAAAAGGAGGTCCAAATGGATTAAGGCTGTTACTGATGAATTGGGAGAGTTTGAAATCGATCTTCCCTCCCAACTCCATGCGATTCCACACCTTGAAAACACTTGTTTCATCAAGCCAGTATATGTGCCTAGGCCCTATAGATGCTATAACACCTCTACCAATATACACAAACCTATCAAACTTGTTTCCTCTACCAATGGTTTCCGTGTCTACACCTCAGGGAAAATCAGGTTACAGGGCCACAGTTCGAGATCATAG